A DNA window from bacterium contains the following coding sequences:
- the recR gene encoding recombination mediator RecR, with translation MVYYTESLDKLVKELGRLPGIGPRSAQKMAFHLMKIPKEEARELAQAIVDIKEKTRYCSICNNFSEGEHCQICTSPARDKEIICVVEEPNDVIAIEKIGIYKGTYHVLMGAISPLDGIGPDDLKIKELLKRISSGIKEVILATNSNTEGEATAMYLGKIIKPLGVKVTRIARGIPVGGNIEYTDQATLAKAMEKRGEL, from the coding sequence ATAGTGTATTACACAGAATCTCTTGACAAACTAGTTAAAGAATTAGGCAGGTTGCCTGGCATTGGTCCAAGAAGTGCTCAAAAGATGGCATTTCATCTGATGAAAATACCTAAAGAGGAAGCTAGGGAACTTGCGCAAGCTATTGTAGATATAAAGGAGAAAACAAGATACTGTTCTATATGTAATAATTTTTCAGAAGGAGAACACTGTCAGATTTGCACTAGTCCTGCGAGAGACAAAGAGATAATATGTGTCGTTGAAGAACCAAATGATGTAATTGCAATAGAAAAAATAGGAATATATAAAGGGACATATCACGTATTAATGGGCGCTATATCTCCGCTTGACGGAATAGGCCCTGATGACTTAAAAATAAAAGAACTGCTGAAAAGAATATCCTCAGGTATCAAGGAAGTTATATTAGCAACAAATTCTAATACAGAAGGTGAGGCTACAGCAATGTATCTTGGTAAGATAATAAAGCCATTAGGGGTCAAAGTAACCAGAATTGCCAGAGGTATCCCTGTTGGTGGAAATATTGAGTATACAGATCAGGCGACATTAGCTAAAGCTATGGAAAAACGGGGGGAATTATAA
- a CDS encoding CvpA family protein has product MTLNALDLIIVLILGIVTVWSGVKGFFKTIINLAAIIIGYIIASRFYVFLVELFREKMGDSVFIKGLCFIVLFVISAGAILVLGHFCNKLVKKSPLRALDHVGGALFGFIKGACIVGVLLVFLVVLLPKDSKFTGESRIFPKAKTVFLAMKSLLPKSLKQKTTQKYEEFKNYWKQTKENISFL; this is encoded by the coding sequence ATGACACTTAATGCTCTGGATCTTATCATAGTTTTGATTCTAGGAATAGTAACTGTATGGAGTGGAGTTAAAGGTTTTTTCAAAACTATTATAAATTTGGCCGCTATTATTATTGGGTATATTATTGCCAGCCGCTTTTATGTGTTTTTAGTTGAATTATTCAGAGAAAAGATGGGTGATTCAGTATTTATAAAAGGGTTATGCTTTATAGTGCTTTTTGTTATTAGCGCTGGAGCTATTCTAGTATTAGGACATTTCTGTAATAAGTTGGTAAAAAAATCTCCTTTAAGGGCACTTGACCATGTAGGAGGAGCATTATTTGGCTTTATTAAAGGCGCATGCATTGTAGGCGTGTTGCTTGTTTTCTTAGTGGTTCTGCTGCCTAAGGATAGTAAATTCACAGGAGAGTCTCGTATATTTCCAAAGGCAAAGACAGTATTTTTAGCTATGAAATCTCTCCTGCCGAAATCCCTCAAACAAAAGACAACTCAGAAATACGAGGAGTTTAAGAATTATTGGAAACAGACAAAAGAAAATATATCCTTTTTATAA
- the nth gene encoding endonuclease III, with product METDKRKYILFIISRLIKEYSSPKTTLYYRTPLQLLVSTILSAQCTDERVNKVTKKLFKKYKSVKDYANAELSELEKDIRQTGFFRNKARNIKNASKMLIEKFDEQVPNTMKEILLLPGVARKTANVVLTSAYGVVEGIVVDTHVKRLSQRLGLTKNDNPEKIEKDLMNIVPKDKWGEFSFLLISHGRKICQARKPICNKCILNDLCPSRAE from the coding sequence TTGGAAACAGACAAAAGAAAATATATCCTTTTTATAATTTCCAGACTGATAAAAGAATATTCTAGCCCAAAGACTACGCTGTATTACAGAACTCCGCTTCAACTCCTTGTATCAACAATACTCTCTGCGCAATGTACGGATGAAAGGGTAAATAAAGTAACAAAAAAATTATTTAAAAAGTATAAGTCTGTAAAGGATTATGCTAATGCAGAACTTTCTGAATTAGAAAAAGATATAAGACAAACAGGCTTCTTCAGGAATAAGGCTAGGAATATAAAAAATGCCTCTAAGATGCTTATAGAAAAATTTGACGAACAGGTTCCAAACACAATGAAAGAGATACTGCTTCTTCCTGGAGTTGCAAGAAAAACAGCAAATGTAGTGCTAACAAGCGCATATGGAGTAGTTGAAGGCATTGTAGTTGATACTCATGTGAAAAGGTTATCGCAGAGATTGGGTTTAACAAAGAATGATAATCCTGAAAAGATAGAAAAAGACCTTATGAACATCGTCCCAAAAGATAAATGGGGCGAGTTCTCATTTTTGCTCATATCTCATGGGAGAAAAATATGTCAGGCAAGAAAACCCATCTGTAATAAATGTATTCTCAATGACCTGTGCCCGTCAAGAGCTGAATAA
- a CDS encoding TPM domain-containing protein: MRTVNSKGSKLAKFSKDAWLNRFIRVLASLYFILTGNLYLNSQLFKWRKIKKPFSNSPTLLSTLFCIFLLFHGNIVIGADRYPNYTGYVNDFANVLSSSEKGIITNLITELEKKTSAEIAIVTVPNIEGSEINIYKNGLFEKWKIGKKGKDNGILIVLAMKERKVGIEVGYGLEGVLPDGLCGEIIRTQMVPNFKAGQFGKGLVSAVATISNLVAKEYNVKLSGLNSLPKTAYVVRKRSASSSMVSIIFALLFLMLILGSRTGLLGVLLFGSMAGRGGYWGGGGSGGFGGGFGGFGGGMSGGGGASGSW; the protein is encoded by the coding sequence ATGAGAACCGTTAACTCAAAGGGTAGCAAACTTGCGAAATTCTCAAAGGACGCTTGGCTTAATAGATTCATCAGAGTTTTAGCCTCGCTCTATTTTATTTTGACAGGCAACCTATATCTTAATTCACAGCTTTTCAAATGGCGCAAAATAAAAAAGCCTTTTTCAAATTCCCCAACTTTACTATCCACATTGTTTTGTATTTTTCTTTTATTCCATGGGAACATTGTAATCGGAGCAGATAGATATCCTAATTACACCGGCTATGTAAATGACTTCGCCAATGTTCTGAGCAGTAGTGAGAAGGGCATAATAACTAATTTAATTACTGAACTTGAGAAGAAAACATCTGCGGAAATAGCAATTGTAACAGTCCCGAACATTGAAGGCTCTGAGATCAATATTTATAAGAACGGTCTTTTTGAAAAGTGGAAGATAGGTAAAAAGGGGAAGGATAACGGGATATTAATTGTTCTTGCAATGAAGGAGAGAAAGGTCGGTATAGAGGTTGGCTATGGATTGGAGGGAGTTTTGCCTGATGGACTTTGCGGAGAGATTATTCGCACTCAAATGGTGCCAAACTTTAAAGCAGGTCAGTTTGGAAAGGGGCTTGTAAGCGCTGTTGCTACAATATCAAATCTTGTTGCCAAGGAATATAATGTTAAGCTATCAGGGCTGAATTCCTTGCCAAAAACTGCGTATGTAGTGCGAAAGCGTTCAGCTTCCAGCTCCATGGTAAGCATAATCTTCGCACTGTTATTCTTAATGCTTATCTTAGGTTCAAGGACAGGTCTTCTTGGAGTATTGCTTTTTGGATCAATGGCTGGCAGAGGTGGCTATTGGGGAGGAGGTGGTTCTGGCGGTTTTGGTGGAGGTTTTGGCGGGTTTGGAGGCGGCATGTCCGGCGGCGGAGGCGCAAGCGGAAGCTGGTAA
- a CDS encoding LemA family protein, with product MKKGCLVGIVIVVVIIGFIGFFIGGLNKVVRMDENVKAAWAQVENQLQRRNDLIPNLVNTVKGYAKHEKEIFTYVADARGKLAGTIKGNKSIKEKIQAAGELNTAISRLLMIVERYPDLKANESFARLMDELSGTENRIAVERMRYNRGVQEFNAHIRMIPGSFFARLKGLSKAEYFEVEEKAKEVPVVKF from the coding sequence ATGAAAAAAGGATGTTTGGTAGGCATAGTAATTGTTGTTGTAATTATTGGGTTTATAGGCTTTTTCATTGGTGGGCTCAATAAGGTTGTAAGAATGGATGAGAATGTTAAAGCTGCCTGGGCACAGGTTGAAAACCAGTTGCAGAGAAGAAATGATCTAATACCTAATCTGGTAAACACAGTTAAAGGGTATGCAAAGCACGAAAAAGAAATTTTCACTTATGTTGCTGATGCCAGAGGAAAGCTTGCAGGAACTATTAAAGGAAATAAATCAATCAAAGAAAAAATTCAAGCGGCAGGAGAGCTAAATACGGCTATTTCTCGTCTGTTAATGATTGTGGAAAGGTATCCTGACCTTAAGGCAAATGAGAGCTTTGCGAGACTCATGGACGAGCTTTCAGGAACAGAAAACAGAATTGCTGTTGAGAGAATGAGATATAATAGAGGTGTTCAGGAATTTAATGCGCATATTCGTATGATACCGGGCAGCTTTTTCGCACGGTTAAAAGGGCTTAGCAAAGCTGAATACTTCGAGGTAGAAGAAAAAGCAAAAGAAGTACCGGTAGTAAAATTTTAA
- a CDS encoding hydrolase, producing MSTSDIRLISNNDSVLVIVDIQERLVPKISDKRTVIDNTVTLIKSAGILDIPITVTEQYPKGLGPTIPEIKDLIVPWQPIEKICFSCFGNSNFSEKLEGLGRNNLILCGIESHICIMQTALDGLKSNYSVFFVKDAISSRTKNNRETGFERMAQAGAIPVSTEMVVFELLREAGTDKFKQIVSLIK from the coding sequence ATGTCTACTTCTGATATCAGGCTGATTTCTAATAATGATAGCGTACTTGTTATTGTTGATATACAGGAAAGACTTGTTCCTAAGATATCTGACAAGCGCACTGTTATTGACAATACTGTTACATTGATAAAATCTGCCGGAATACTTGACATTCCGATTACAGTAACTGAACAATATCCTAAGGGGTTAGGTCCGACAATTCCTGAAATAAAAGATTTAATAGTTCCATGGCAGCCAATAGAGAAGATATGTTTCAGCTGTTTTGGCAACAGTAATTTTTCAGAAAAGCTGGAAGGACTGGGAAGGAACAATTTAATATTATGCGGAATAGAATCTCACATTTGCATAATGCAAACGGCACTAGACGGACTAAAATCAAACTATTCCGTGTTCTTTGTTAAGGATGCCATATCATCCAGAACTAAAAATAATAGAGAAACTGGTTTTGAAAGAATGGCTCAGGCTGGTGCAATTCCCGTTTCTACAGAGATGGTAGTGTTTGAGTTATTAAGAGAAGCAGGTACGGACAAATTTAAACAAATAGTAAGCTTGATAAAGTAG
- the argC gene encoding N-acetyl-gamma-glutamyl-phosphate reductase: MIKVAIVGATGYTGVELIRILLNHPDVKITSLTRKGESLSNISEAFPHMYNQITLPCNTLKNPEQVAEKADVIFMALPHCSGLDLTDQFLKLGKTVINLSADFRLKDADIYEKWYGTKHTHPELLKEAVYGLPEIYKTNIAKAKLIANPGCFPTGAILALKPLTSGELVKTNSIIVDSKTGLSGAGRGLSLKSLFSEVNENITPYNINTHRHLPEMIQELTGNKAKTTQITFTPHLIPVTRGILSTTYVSVQENKALANVVDIYKDFYKESPFIRILPEGTAPQTKHVYGSNYCDIGIFQNKEAHKIIIISAIDNLVKGASGQAVQNMNIVCGLEETAGLNFIPVFP, translated from the coding sequence ATGATAAAAGTAGCAATTGTTGGTGCAACTGGCTATACAGGTGTAGAGCTTATACGAATCCTCCTGAATCATCCTGATGTGAAAATTACATCCTTGACGAGAAAAGGAGAATCTCTATCAAATATTAGTGAAGCATTCCCTCATATGTATAATCAGATAACGTTGCCATGTAATACCCTAAAAAACCCGGAACAGGTTGCAGAAAAGGCTGATGTCATTTTTATGGCGCTTCCACACTGTTCTGGCTTAGACCTGACTGACCAATTTCTGAAGCTAGGGAAAACTGTTATTAATTTGAGTGCGGATTTTCGCCTTAAAGATGCTGACATATATGAAAAATGGTATGGAACTAAGCATACCCATCCGGAACTGCTCAAGGAAGCAGTATACGGACTTCCTGAGATCTATAAAACTAATATTGCGAAGGCAAAGCTTATAGCTAATCCGGGCTGTTTCCCAACGGGTGCAATCCTTGCTCTTAAGCCGCTTACTTCAGGCGAACTGGTAAAAACAAACTCTATTATTGTAGATTCAAAGACAGGCCTCTCTGGAGCAGGAAGAGGATTGAGCTTGAAAAGTCTATTTTCAGAGGTAAATGAAAACATCACTCCTTATAATATAAATACGCATAGACACCTGCCAGAGATGATTCAGGAACTTACAGGGAATAAAGCAAAGACTACACAAATTACTTTTACCCCACACTTGATTCCTGTAACACGCGGTATTTTGAGCACAACTTATGTTTCTGTACAGGAGAATAAGGCTCTTGCTAATGTGGTTGATATATATAAAGATTTCTATAAAGAAAGCCCTTTTATTCGGATATTACCTGAAGGCACAGCTCCTCAGACAAAACATGTTTATGGCTCAAATTACTGTGACATAGGTATCTTTCAAAACAAAGAGGCACATAAAATTATCATTATCTCTGCAATTGATAATCTGGTAAAGGGCGCCAGTGGACAGGCTGTGCAAAACATGAACATAGTATGCGGGCTTGAAGAAACCGCAGGTCTGAACTTCATACCAGTGTTTCCATAA
- the argJ gene encoding bifunctional glutamate N-acetyltransferase/amino-acid acetyltransferase ArgJ: protein MKIIKGGITAPLGFKAAGLHCGIKSSKKDLALIFSDKSAVTAGLFTTNQIKSAHVLLDLGKLHRKESQAIIINSGNANACNGATGRDNALEMSEYTAKYLDIDKQGVLVASTGIIGVPLPMNKIKKGIKDISNKLVIDGSKDAAEAILTTDTTIKEVAVDTGIKGRTKDNIKIGAIAKGSGMIAPNMATLLAFITTDACIEYEELFASLRECVNTTFNMLSIDGDMSPNDTVIIMANGTSRNKRIKFNTPEYKKFTDALNYVCTYLTKKVAADGEGATKLVEVQIKGARSVKDARRAAKAVANSNLVKTAINGCDPNWGRILSSLGAARIKIKPGQIDIAINSEPIVHNSISTNFSQEKVHKILKEKEIIIAINLNVGGHSSTAYTCDISEKYVKINAHYHT from the coding sequence GTGAAGATAATAAAAGGCGGCATTACGGCTCCCCTAGGGTTTAAAGCGGCAGGGCTACATTGTGGAATAAAATCATCTAAAAAGGACCTTGCTCTTATATTTTCAGACAAATCTGCAGTAACTGCAGGTTTGTTTACAACAAATCAAATTAAATCTGCTCATGTTTTGCTTGATCTAGGGAAACTACATAGAAAAGAATCTCAGGCAATTATAATTAATAGCGGTAATGCCAACGCATGCAATGGTGCTACAGGAAGAGACAATGCTTTAGAAATGTCTGAATACACTGCAAAATACCTGGATATAGATAAGCAAGGTGTACTTGTAGCATCTACTGGTATAATTGGGGTGCCTCTCCCTATGAATAAAATTAAAAAAGGCATTAAAGATATCTCTAATAAACTCGTCATAGACGGCTCTAAAGATGCTGCTGAAGCTATTCTTACAACTGATACCACTATAAAAGAAGTGGCTGTAGATACAGGGATTAAAGGCAGAACAAAGGACAATATAAAAATCGGTGCAATTGCCAAGGGCTCAGGAATGATTGCTCCTAATATGGCTACATTGCTCGCATTCATAACAACAGATGCCTGCATAGAATATGAAGAATTGTTTGCGTCTTTGAGAGAATGCGTGAACACTACATTTAATATGCTGAGTATAGATGGAGATATGAGCCCTAATGACACAGTTATCATTATGGCAAATGGCACCTCAAGAAATAAAAGAATTAAATTCAATACACCTGAATATAAGAAATTTACTGATGCACTGAATTATGTATGCACATATCTTACAAAAAAGGTTGCTGCTGATGGTGAAGGAGCAACAAAACTAGTTGAAGTACAGATTAAAGGCGCAAGAAGCGTAAAGGATGCCAGACGCGCAGCTAAAGCAGTAGCTAATTCCAATTTGGTAAAAACAGCCATTAACGGATGCGACCCCAACTGGGGAAGAATCCTCTCCAGTTTAGGTGCGGCACGCATAAAGATTAAGCCCGGGCAAATTGATATTGCAATTAACTCTGAACCAATAGTTCACAATAGTATAAGCACAAACTTCTCTCAAGAAAAAGTGCATAAGATATTGAAAGAAAAAGAAATTATAATAGCAATCAATTTAAACGTTGGCGGTCACAGTTCAACCGCGTATACTTGTGACATATCAGAAAAATATGTAAAAATAAATGCGCATTACCACACATGA
- the argB gene encoding acetylglutamate kinase: protein MEKLIEKAKVLIEALPYIKKFHGKKVVIKYGGSAMEHEEIKKAIMQDIVFMKYVGMNPIIIHGGGNAITEALKKTGKKSQFVDGLRVTDKETIRVVEQVLVEGVNKEIVSLINELGGNALGINGKSESLIMATKLEGNMDLGFVGQIIKIQPEKLNELCNHGIIPVIAPLGLGENGETYNINADTAASEIAATLRAEKLVLLTDVPGILKDKSDVESIMSTLKVSEIKVLKKRGVITGGMIPKIHACEKALNAGVKKSHIIDGRILHSLLLEIFTDKGIGTELIKN, encoded by the coding sequence ATGGAAAAACTGATTGAAAAAGCAAAGGTGCTCATAGAAGCATTGCCATATATCAAAAAGTTCCACGGAAAAAAAGTAGTGATAAAATATGGCGGAAGCGCAATGGAGCATGAAGAGATCAAAAAAGCCATTATGCAGGATATTGTGTTTATGAAGTATGTTGGAATGAACCCGATTATTATTCACGGCGGTGGAAATGCTATAACTGAAGCACTTAAGAAAACTGGAAAGAAATCTCAATTTGTGGATGGATTGCGTGTTACTGATAAAGAAACAATTCGAGTTGTAGAGCAAGTGCTTGTTGAGGGGGTAAATAAGGAAATTGTTTCTCTGATTAATGAATTAGGAGGTAATGCTCTTGGCATTAATGGAAAATCTGAATCTCTTATTATGGCAACTAAACTTGAAGGAAATATGGATCTGGGATTTGTAGGGCAAATTATCAAAATACAGCCGGAAAAATTGAATGAGCTCTGTAATCATGGCATTATTCCTGTAATAGCGCCTCTTGGACTTGGAGAAAATGGAGAAACCTACAATATAAATGCTGATACTGCTGCATCAGAAATTGCAGCAACACTCAGAGCTGAAAAACTGGTTTTATTAACTGATGTTCCTGGCATATTAAAGGATAAATCTGATGTGGAATCAATAATGTCTACACTTAAGGTATCTGAAATCAAGGTTCTTAAAAAGAGAGGTGTAATTACAGGAGGCATGATACCAAAAATACATGCATGCGAGAAAGCACTGAACGCAGGTGTTAAAAAATCGCACATCATTGACGGAAGAATCCTGCATTCTTTATTATTGGAAATATTTACTGATAAAGGCATAGGAACAGAGCTTATAAAAAATTAA
- a CDS encoding aspartate aminotransferase family protein — protein sequence MDTAEIIKLSKRYIMNTYGERSIALVKGKGMYVWDADGKKYLDFLSGIAVNALGHCHPEIVEAIKKQVSTLIHVSNLYHIAQQAELAELLIKHSFKGKCFFCNSGAEANEAAIKLARKSTKPDKFEIITMTGSFHGRTLATITATDNAKYQKGIGPLPGGFKRAVFNDIGSIKKCISDKTCAIMIEPVQGESGIHIAKKDFITALRKLCNRERILLIFDEIQCGLGRTGKLFAYERHNVEPDMITLAKSLGSGLPIGALIAKDKITSGFGPGDHASTFGGNPLCCVAALTTLKIIFKNNLPQHARKMGDYFKSKLEALKKKYSFIREVRGIGLMIGVELDFECKEIVEKCQKAGLLINCTSGNVLRFLPPLIVSEKEIDKAVNILGHILENVIANEVKQSRLSF from the coding sequence ATGGATACTGCTGAAATTATAAAGTTAAGTAAAAGATACATAATGAACACATATGGTGAGCGTTCCATTGCACTTGTAAAAGGGAAAGGGATGTATGTCTGGGATGCTGACGGGAAAAAGTATCTGGACTTTCTTTCGGGGATTGCAGTTAATGCATTAGGACATTGCCATCCTGAAATTGTGGAAGCTATTAAAAAACAAGTTTCCACATTGATTCATGTATCAAATCTCTATCATATTGCTCAACAGGCAGAACTTGCAGAATTGCTCATTAAACACTCTTTTAAGGGCAAGTGCTTCTTCTGTAATAGCGGAGCAGAAGCAAATGAAGCTGCTATAAAGCTTGCAAGAAAATCAACAAAACCAGACAAATTCGAAATAATTACAATGACTGGATCCTTTCACGGAAGAACTTTAGCAACTATTACAGCAACAGATAATGCAAAGTATCAGAAAGGTATTGGGCCCCTGCCAGGTGGATTTAAACGTGCTGTCTTTAATGATATAGGAAGCATTAAGAAATGTATTAGCGATAAAACCTGTGCGATTATGATTGAGCCTGTTCAGGGAGAGAGTGGTATTCATATAGCAAAAAAAGATTTTATAACTGCGTTGAGAAAACTCTGTAACAGGGAAAGAATTCTTTTAATATTTGATGAGATCCAATGTGGCCTTGGAAGAACAGGAAAACTATTCGCTTATGAGCGCCATAATGTAGAACCGGATATGATAACACTGGCAAAGAGTTTAGGAAGCGGACTACCTATTGGAGCATTGATTGCCAAAGACAAAATTACTTCAGGCTTTGGGCCAGGAGATCATGCATCAACATTTGGCGGCAATCCGCTTTGCTGCGTTGCTGCATTAACAACACTAAAAATAATATTTAAAAATAATTTACCACAACATGCTAGAAAAATGGGGGATTATTTTAAGAGCAAACTTGAAGCGCTCAAAAAGAAATATTCATTTATCAGGGAAGTTCGTGGTATTGGTTTAATGATTGGAGTAGAGTTGGACTTTGAATGTAAGGAAATTGTTGAAAAATGCCAAAAAGCAGGGCTTTTGATAAATTGCACTTCAGGTAATGTCCTGCGTTTTCTTCCTCCTCTTATTGTATCTGAAAAAGAGATTGATAAAGCTGTGAATATATTGGGACACATATTAGAAAATGTCATTGCGAACGAAGTGAAGCAATCTCGTCTCAGTTTTTAA
- a CDS encoding PIN domain-containing protein — MQNSRNDILVDTSVWIEAYRKPNSNLAVDLKKLLEEHCVVTTGIIIAEVLQGAKTQSDFDSLRVHLVTLPILSESIDDWEEAAHKSYTARKEGYLVPISDCLIATIAGKNNCRVFTIDKHFKVLKNVKIWTN; from the coding sequence ATGCAGAACTCAAGGAATGATATTCTTGTGGATACTTCGGTTTGGATAGAGGCTTATAGAAAGCCAAACTCTAACCTTGCAGTGGACCTCAAAAAACTTTTAGAGGAGCATTGCGTGGTTACAACAGGAATTATTATAGCGGAAGTTCTGCAGGGAGCTAAAACACAAAGCGATTTTGACAGTTTAAGGGTTCACCTTGTGACCTTGCCAATTCTGTCCGAAAGCATAGATGATTGGGAAGAAGCAGCACATAAATCATATACGGCAAGAAAAGAGGGTTATTTGGTGCCTATATCAGACTGTTTGATAGCAACAATTGCCGGAAAGAATAATTGCAGAGTTTTCACTATAGATAAGCATTTTAAAGTTCTTAAAAATGTTAAGATATGGACAAATTAA
- a CDS encoding type II toxin-antitoxin system VapB family antitoxin, which produces MRTTIRIDDEIVKETMILTKAKNTNRAIVIAVESFVRDRGTKGLLDLFGKVKIEDNWKELRNAELKE; this is translated from the coding sequence ATGAGAACAACAATAAGAATAGATGACGAGATTGTTAAGGAAACTATGATTCTAACAAAAGCAAAAAACACGAATAGGGCTATTGTAATTGCTGTAGAGAGCTTTGTTAGAGACAGGGGGACAAAGGGACTTTTAGATCTTTTTGGTAAAGTAAAAATAGAGGACAACTGGAAGGAGCTAAGGAATGCAGAACTCAAGGAATGA
- a CDS encoding helix-turn-helix transcriptional regulator translates to MELSITLKLGRKIKELRRKCEYTQEELAQLAKIDYKYLQKIEGKNPPNIKIETIEKLAKAFKIKPSKLLEF, encoded by the coding sequence ATGGAATTGTCTATAACTCTGAAATTAGGAAGAAAAATAAAAGAGCTTCGCAGAAAATGTGAATATACACAAGAAGAGCTTGCCCAGTTGGCAAAGATTGATTACAAATATCTGCAAAAGATAGAAGGGAAAAATCCTCCAAATATCAAAATAGAAACTATAGAAAAACTTGCCAAAGCATTCAAAATAAAGCCATCAAAATTACTAGAGTTTTAA
- a CDS encoding CsgG/HfaB family protein has translation MIYETVGCSVRKRKSVVAFGLVALAMFLNPTAPAFAQKCTIAIGKIEYRAELSETDKDRHAYGRREPAENTKAFIDMLSTALSKTRKFDVIERDRLAAIIKEQGLGESGLLDESTAHTLGGLKGVDYLLLGAITQYGIDKKAMGFGGVAMGAETARMSVDIKIIEVKSGSVKIADTVEETQKGGRALKVEDKVDMASASGQVLSDVMRKTSNSVVNVIVSAIYPIKVISTTKGIMLNYGEGILMEGDVLDVFSQGEKVTDPDTGEVLGSEEEKVGRIKVIKALAKFSKAQILEGDGKIEKGMVCRKIREKELKQEKKSKRKRKKLHF, from the coding sequence ATGATTTATGAAACTGTTGGCTGTTCGGTTCGCAAAAGAAAATCTGTTGTAGCTTTTGGTCTTGTTGCTCTTGCTATGTTTCTCAACCCAACCGCACCAGCATTTGCCCAGAAATGCACTATTGCTATTGGTAAGATTGAATACAGGGCTGAATTAAGCGAAACGGATAAAGATCGACATGCATACGGTCGTAGGGAGCCCGCCGAAAATACCAAGGCGTTTATTGATATGCTAAGCACAGCCCTCTCGAAGACTCGAAAGTTTGATGTGATTGAACGTGATAGACTTGCAGCGATAATCAAGGAACAGGGATTGGGTGAGTCTGGTTTGCTGGACGAATCCACAGCTCATACATTAGGGGGATTAAAAGGTGTCGATTATCTGCTTCTCGGAGCAATTACGCAGTATGGTATTGATAAAAAAGCCATGGGATTTGGTGGGGTCGCGATGGGCGCAGAAACTGCTCGAATGTCGGTAGATATAAAGATTATAGAGGTTAAGTCTGGATCAGTTAAGATCGCGGATACAGTTGAAGAAACCCAAAAAGGAGGAAGAGCCCTAAAAGTAGAAGACAAAGTCGATATGGCTAGCGCAAGCGGGCAAGTACTCTCTGACGTAATGAGAAAAACATCAAACTCTGTTGTCAATGTGATTGTCTCGGCTATATACCCTATAAAGGTAATAAGCACAACAAAAGGGATTATGCTCAACTATGGTGAAGGTATCCTTATGGAAGGAGACGTTTTAGACGTCTTCTCTCAGGGAGAAAAAGTGACGGATCCAGATACTGGAGAAGTGCTTGGTTCGGAAGAAGAAAAGGTTGGAAGAATAAAAGTTATAAAAGCTCTAGCAAAATTCTCCAAAGCTCAAATCCTTGAAGGTGATGGAAAAATAGAAAAAGGCATGGTTTGCAGAAAGATCCGAGAAAAAGAATTGAAGCAAGAGAAGAAATCTAAACGGAAGCGAAAGAAACTTCATTTCTAA